The following coding sequences are from one Pseudonocardia sp. HH130630-07 window:
- a CDS encoding DUF6414 family protein encodes MATQRRQTASKDMNESGIRPTVSIYQNPDYVAGILQQIHFQPLVTDESRERGEGSSSADKTEGQAHVGGKVGAKIPIVGDLGVEASGGRNRASDSSFRADEKTIQNFKYSQAYYLAEVRNALRQRGLIRSVNSASEARGSSSGDFVEFQATFQPSALHALLDILTPDLIAAFTEHQVKNSGLQLYPEYSSIDDLKIFAEGLFLKAQIRADIARAAAEAVRTDFRTQKTREFYGRVGDVTAITICDNAHFVVEDEDRILDGEFSVLGKITSAVEDDRPILSRNKLLNRLSPELVDSLFESLRNSANSRAVNLDLGDGQVAEIEDAFDLALPSRIDGPSFKVVPIAIFV; translated from the coding sequence ATGGCGACGCAGCGACGTCAGACTGCCAGTAAAGACATGAATGAGTCAGGGATTCGGCCCACCGTGTCGATATATCAAAATCCCGACTATGTAGCTGGAATTCTGCAGCAGATTCATTTCCAGCCTTTAGTAACGGACGAGAGCCGTGAGCGTGGGGAAGGATCGTCGTCCGCCGACAAGACTGAAGGGCAGGCCCATGTTGGCGGCAAAGTGGGTGCAAAAATACCAATCGTCGGCGACCTTGGTGTTGAGGCTTCAGGGGGTAGGAACCGTGCATCCGATAGCAGCTTTCGAGCAGACGAAAAGACAATTCAGAATTTTAAGTATTCACAGGCGTATTATTTAGCTGAGGTTCGCAACGCGCTTAGGCAGCGCGGTCTGATTAGATCAGTGAACTCTGCGAGCGAGGCTCGAGGGTCAAGTAGTGGCGACTTTGTCGAGTTTCAAGCTACGTTTCAGCCAAGCGCGCTGCACGCCCTGCTGGACATCTTGACGCCCGATCTTATTGCTGCATTCACGGAGCACCAGGTCAAGAATAGCGGATTACAGTTATATCCCGAGTACTCAAGTATTGACGATCTAAAGATTTTCGCTGAGGGTCTTTTTCTGAAGGCGCAGATTCGAGCTGATATCGCTCGTGCTGCCGCAGAAGCCGTGCGAACCGATTTTCGGACACAGAAGACGCGCGAGTTCTACGGTAGAGTGGGGGATGTAACTGCAATTACGATATGCGACAACGCGCATTTCGTCGTTGAAGACGAGGATCGAATCCTCGACGGTGAGTTCTCGGTGCTTGGGAAGATTACGTCTGCGGTAGAAGATGACCGACCGATTCTATCTCGCAACAAGCTCTTGAATCGCCTGAGTCCGGAGCTGGTTGACTCACTCTTTGAGTCGCTCCGAAACAGTGCCAATTCTCGAGCTGTGAACCTTGATCTTGGGGATGGACAGGTGGCGGAGATTGAGGATGCATTTGATCTGGCGCTGCCCTCCCGGATTGATGGGCCGTCGTTCAAGGTTGTTCCGATTGCCATTTTCGTTTAG
- the madC gene encoding MadC family VWA domain-containing protein — translation MTTSVTADRLLAVLSAAFCRVLRTQRVQVSPAESIEVRRVLALLGAGDLDRLRAGLRAVTVKYAHERDGFERAFDAFFNPAPAPNADATRGHGPGIREPGAEGLPTEIELTEDDDPLGRFADYDPNAAEVGDMIDADEQEKGFNPHRDDDDVSLGGSESDLSVSSGDDRGRRGMTYTVDLERAGAAVGKELTSGASTPVSGTVSFDDPEAILAWLATYDPHTLYTDGPPGEELSAIQLGKLVEAITDFVAQLAERVEAGAPRRENPSDAGPDTMNPADMAQACHELLHRMHGAPRRVPREHAHGPLDVRHTMRHSMRSDGVPFHLHHRTKVPDRVRLLVVADVSLSVRSITAFVLQLARTLHRQAFRCRVLAYTDTPVEVTDLLQGAHDDHALAAVLAAPGIDLDATSDYGRVLRELNERFTDAIDNRTAVLFVGDGRSNGLPPGTDELQKLTRRAYRVGWITPEPQRYWNQASCAMHDYARLLDHVLTARDADELLAGAGELGHALS, via the coding sequence ATGACCACCTCCGTCACCGCGGACCGGCTACTGGCCGTGCTGTCGGCCGCGTTCTGCCGAGTACTGCGCACGCAGCGGGTGCAGGTCTCCCCCGCGGAGTCCATCGAGGTCCGACGGGTACTCGCGCTCCTCGGCGCCGGTGATCTCGACCGGTTGCGCGCCGGGCTGCGCGCGGTGACCGTGAAGTACGCCCACGAGCGTGACGGGTTCGAGCGCGCCTTCGACGCGTTCTTCAACCCGGCACCGGCCCCGAACGCCGACGCCACCAGGGGCCACGGCCCCGGCATCCGCGAGCCCGGCGCCGAGGGGCTTCCGACCGAGATCGAGCTGACCGAGGACGACGACCCGCTCGGGCGCTTCGCCGACTACGACCCGAACGCGGCCGAGGTCGGCGACATGATCGACGCCGACGAGCAGGAGAAGGGCTTCAACCCGCACCGCGACGACGACGACGTCTCCCTCGGCGGCTCCGAGTCCGACTTGTCGGTCTCCTCCGGCGACGACCGCGGCCGCCGCGGCATGACCTACACCGTCGACCTGGAGCGGGCCGGGGCAGCCGTCGGCAAAGAACTCACCTCCGGCGCGAGCACCCCGGTCTCGGGCACGGTCTCCTTCGACGATCCCGAGGCCATCCTGGCCTGGCTCGCCACCTACGACCCGCACACCCTCTACACCGACGGCCCACCGGGAGAAGAACTCTCCGCGATCCAGCTCGGGAAACTCGTCGAGGCGATCACCGACTTCGTCGCCCAACTCGCCGAGCGGGTCGAGGCCGGCGCGCCACGCCGAGAGAATCCCTCAGACGCCGGGCCGGACACGATGAACCCCGCGGACATGGCGCAGGCCTGTCACGAGCTCCTGCACCGCATGCACGGGGCCCCGCGGCGGGTCCCGCGCGAACACGCCCACGGCCCCCTCGACGTCCGGCACACGATGCGACACAGCATGCGCAGCGACGGTGTCCCCTTCCACCTCCACCACCGGACGAAGGTCCCCGACCGGGTCCGACTACTCGTCGTCGCCGACGTGTCGCTCTCGGTCCGATCGATCACCGCATTCGTGCTGCAGCTGGCCCGCACACTGCACCGCCAGGCGTTCCGCTGCCGCGTGCTGGCCTACACCGATACCCCGGTCGAGGTCACCGACCTGCTGCAGGGCGCCCACGACGACCACGCGCTGGCCGCCGTACTCGCCGCCCCGGGCATCGACCTCGACGCCACCAGCGACTATGGCCGCGTCCTACGCGAGCTCAACGAACGCTTCACCGACGCCATCGACAACCGCACCGCGGTCCTATTCGTCGGCGACGGCCGCTCCAACGGCCTGCCCCCAGGAACCGACGAGCTACAGAAACTGACACGCCGGGCATACCGGGTCGGGTGGATCACCCCCGAACCACAGCGCTACTGGAACCAGGCATCCTGCGCCATGCACGACTACGCCCGACTACTCGACCACGTACTCACCGCACGCGACGCCGACGAGCTCCTCGCCGGGGCCGGCGAACTGGGACACGCACTGTCCTAA
- a CDS encoding GntR family transcriptional regulator produces MGGRATAAPRVQRRAMAVEVAEHIRSMIFDGRLSAEQRVPQDAIASELGVSRLPVREALITLESDGLVASEPHRGTFVVPIRSEDIEDHYTLYGMAQGLAAGGAARRITEPVLSRLDELHRAMSEDPGPDLAHDLNWEFHSLINHTGASRRTLSVLRQLSHNLPREVYSIPHPARPAASQQHAAIIDALRARDAAAADRLNKEHVRAEGDEVVAVLKRNGILSS; encoded by the coding sequence ATGGGCGGGCGGGCGACCGCGGCACCCCGGGTGCAGCGCCGCGCGATGGCGGTCGAGGTCGCCGAGCACATCCGTTCGATGATCTTCGACGGCCGGCTGTCCGCGGAACAGCGCGTCCCGCAGGACGCGATCGCCTCCGAGCTCGGCGTCAGCCGGCTCCCGGTGCGCGAGGCGCTGATCACCCTGGAGTCCGACGGCCTGGTGGCCTCGGAACCACACCGCGGGACGTTCGTCGTCCCCATCCGCTCCGAGGACATCGAGGACCACTACACGCTCTACGGCATGGCCCAGGGCCTGGCCGCGGGCGGGGCCGCGCGACGGATCACCGAACCCGTCCTGAGCAGGCTCGACGAGCTGCACCGGGCGATGTCGGAGGATCCCGGCCCGGATCTCGCGCACGACCTCAACTGGGAGTTCCACTCCCTGATCAACCACACCGGGGCGAGCCGGCGGACCCTGTCGGTGCTCCGCCAGCTCTCGCACAACCTCCCCCGCGAGGTCTACAGCATCCCGCACCCGGCGCGCCCGGCCGCGTCGCAGCAGCACGCCGCGATCATCGACGCCCTGCGCGCCAGGGACGCCGCAGCCGCCGACCGGTTGAACAAGGAACACGTACGCGCCGAGGGCGACGAGGTCGTCGCCGTGCTCAAGCGCAACGGCATCCTCTCCAGCTGA
- a CDS encoding HARBI1 family protein, whose product MLSRLLAEERLRRGTRRGRRALDCDRHAVLVLRWFLDATRVAQLAADNQLSLSSTYRYLHEGIDVLAAAAPGLPGALLAARTAGHTHVHLDGTVIHTDRSRTPGPTPGVDLWWSGKHHVHGGNVQVLTAPDGWPLWTSPVRPGREHDTTCARGHPGLLDAIEDWTDDTHVVLADLGYDGENTRLTCPFKTPTGSGLSEDKRTVNTLHSAVRAVAERGNSLLKTTFKALRRVSFCPWRIGAITAAALVLLHVEHDRTT is encoded by the coding sequence ATGTTGTCGCGGCTGTTGGCCGAGGAACGCCTCCGGCGCGGGACCCGGCGCGGGCGCCGCGCGCTGGACTGTGACCGCCACGCGGTGCTGGTGCTGCGCTGGTTCCTCGACGCCACCCGGGTCGCCCAGCTCGCCGCCGACAACCAGCTGAGCCTGTCGAGTACCTACCGCTACCTGCACGAAGGCATCGACGTCCTGGCCGCCGCCGCGCCTGGACTGCCCGGCGCGCTGCTCGCGGCCCGCACCGCCGGGCACACCCACGTTCACCTCGACGGCACCGTGATCCACACTGACCGCTCCCGCACTCCCGGACCGACCCCGGGAGTGGATCTGTGGTGGTCGGGCAAGCACCACGTCCACGGCGGGAACGTTCAGGTCCTCACCGCGCCTGACGGGTGGCCGTTGTGGACATCCCCGGTGCGCCCGGGCCGCGAGCACGACACCACCTGCGCCCGCGGCCACCCCGGCCTGCTCGACGCGATCGAGGACTGGACCGACGACACCCACGTCGTGCTCGCCGACCTCGGCTACGACGGTGAGAACACCCGCCTGACCTGCCCGTTCAAGACCCCCACCGGCAGTGGGCTGTCGGAGGACAAACGCACCGTCAACACGCTGCACTCCGCCGTCAGGGCTGTGGCCGAACGCGGGAACTCCCTGCTCAAGACCACCTTCAAGGCGCTGCGTCGGGTCAGCTTCTGCCCCTGGCGGATCGGCGCGATCACCGCCGCCGCGCTCGTTCTCCTCCACGTCGAGCACGACCGAACCACATGA
- a CDS encoding class I adenylate-forming enzyme family protein codes for MPHDPRDPAQPACDPAVVDLPGTLFRRASADPDGEAVVAPEGRETWSGLADRVRALAADLVAGGMEPGARVGVLLPNGLRWIVATLAVQHAGATVVPINTWYRSAEIAHVLDEAGIGLVITEDRVFGRDTLAELAAAGLTGRAPDGRSGVLVWPAEEPAPPASGPLGGTPAVPGARADALAYVLFTSGSTSRPKPVPLRHDRMLRNATEIGRRQHLVAGDRLWISAPFFFGYGCSNALPVALVHGVTLCIEERPAGDASLAFIARERCTVYYGFGPTTRNLLAAPGFGTHDISSLRTGTTGFTREDRRLVLDELGVSGICSVYGLSEAYGHSTMTEAGDPPDVVLETAGRPLDTQELRITDDDGHVVPGGGSGEIELRGCVIDGYLGDPALGDGTFRPGGWLRTGDLGTLDDRGRLRVVGRRKEMLKIKGINIAPAEVEELLCSHRDVDQAFVVGIEDRLGTEEMVAAVVPRGIPADDLVRQLDTHVRERAAGYKVPARIEIIAPDDLPLTDTGKPSKRLLRDRLSGGNR; via the coding sequence ATGCCGCATGACCCGAGGGATCCGGCCCAGCCCGCCTGCGACCCGGCCGTGGTGGACCTGCCCGGGACCCTGTTCCGGCGGGCGTCGGCCGACCCGGACGGCGAGGCCGTCGTGGCCCCCGAGGGCCGGGAGACCTGGTCCGGGCTCGCCGACCGGGTCCGGGCCCTGGCGGCCGACCTGGTCGCGGGCGGGATGGAGCCGGGAGCCCGGGTCGGGGTGCTGCTCCCGAACGGACTCCGCTGGATCGTGGCCACGCTCGCGGTGCAGCACGCGGGAGCGACCGTCGTCCCGATCAACACGTGGTACCGGTCGGCCGAGATCGCCCACGTGCTCGACGAGGCGGGGATCGGCCTGGTGATCACCGAGGACCGGGTGTTCGGCCGCGACACCCTCGCCGAGCTCGCGGCCGCCGGACTCACCGGACGGGCGCCGGACGGCCGGTCGGGGGTCCTCGTCTGGCCGGCGGAGGAGCCGGCGCCCCCGGCGTCCGGTCCGCTCGGCGGCACGCCGGCGGTTCCGGGCGCCCGCGCGGACGCCCTGGCCTACGTGCTGTTCACCAGCGGTTCGACGTCCCGGCCGAAGCCCGTCCCGCTGCGGCACGACCGGATGCTCCGCAACGCGACCGAGATCGGCCGTCGTCAGCACCTGGTCGCCGGCGACCGGCTGTGGATCTCCGCGCCGTTCTTCTTCGGGTACGGGTGCTCGAACGCCCTGCCGGTCGCCCTCGTCCACGGCGTCACCCTGTGCATCGAGGAACGACCGGCCGGGGACGCCTCGCTGGCGTTCATCGCCCGGGAGCGCTGCACGGTCTACTACGGGTTCGGGCCGACCACCCGCAACCTGCTGGCCGCGCCCGGCTTCGGCACCCACGACATCTCCTCGCTGCGGACCGGGACGACCGGGTTCACCCGCGAGGACCGCCGGCTGGTCCTCGACGAACTCGGGGTCAGCGGCATCTGCAGCGTCTACGGCCTGAGCGAGGCCTACGGCCACTCGACCATGACCGAGGCCGGCGACCCGCCCGACGTCGTCCTGGAGACCGCGGGCCGCCCGCTCGACACCCAGGAACTCCGGATCACCGACGACGACGGCCACGTCGTGCCCGGCGGCGGGTCCGGCGAGATCGAGCTGCGCGGCTGCGTGATCGACGGCTACCTCGGTGACCCGGCGCTCGGCGACGGAACGTTCCGGCCGGGCGGATGGCTGCGGACCGGAGACCTCGGGACCCTCGACGACCGGGGGCGGCTGCGGGTCGTCGGCCGGCGCAAGGAGATGCTGAAGATCAAGGGGATCAACATCGCCCCGGCCGAGGTCGAGGAGCTGCTCTGCAGCCATCGCGACGTCGACCAGGCGTTCGTCGTCGGCATCGAGGACCGGCTCGGGACCGAGGAGATGGTCGCCGCCGTCGTGCCCCGGGGCATCCCCGCCGACGACCTCGTGCGACAGCTCGACACCCACGTCCGGGAGCGTGCCGCCGGTTACAAGGTCCCGGCCCGCATCGAGATCATCGCCCCGGACGACCTCCCGCTCACCGACACCGGCAAGCCCAGCAAACGGCTGCTGCGCGACCGGCTCTCCGGCGGCAACCGGTGA
- a CDS encoding IS5 family transposase: MPRTAVLTDAQWARLAPLLPSSEGRRGRPFRDDRRVLEGIIYRYRCGLPWRDVPAEFGPWQTLWKRHRRYSGDGTWDHILAALLIEADAAEVLGWAVSVDSTIIRAHQHAATLKRDTGGRIELHESARRTSRSRAGTVPRRAVDEDPPAR; encoded by the coding sequence GTGCCGCGTACCGCTGTCCTGACTGATGCCCAGTGGGCCCGTCTGGCGCCGCTGTTGCCCTCCTCCGAGGGTCGTCGCGGGCGCCCGTTCCGCGATGACCGCCGGGTGCTCGAGGGGATCATCTACCGGTATCGGTGCGGGCTTCCCTGGCGCGACGTCCCAGCCGAGTTCGGGCCGTGGCAGACGTTGTGGAAGCGGCACCGCCGCTACAGCGGCGACGGCACCTGGGACCACATCCTGGCTGCTCTTCTGATCGAGGCCGACGCCGCCGAGGTGCTCGGGTGGGCGGTCAGCGTGGACTCCACGATCATCCGTGCCCACCAGCACGCCGCGACCCTCAAGCGCGACACAGGGGGCCGGATCGAACTACACGAATCTGCTCGCCGAACCAGCAGATCACGCGCTGGGACGGTCCCGCGGAGGGCTGTCGACGAAGATCCACCAGCTCGTTGA
- a CDS encoding SMP-30/gluconolactonase/LRE family protein — MTVRTLAAGIGFTEGPVWTTDQRLLVVALSRGAVVEIGLDGGVRGRVDVGGGPNGLAEDRDGTVWIAQNGGTVRPSSSGRPARPGLQCLTADGVAELPVPGVRAPNDLVEGPDGRIWFTDPGPPGATDHGCVHALDRASGAVETVLADVDYPNGLAFSDDELYVARTSRGTVGRYRWDGDRLLPGGPDLVLPRGGPDGLALDAEGRVYAAAPEANSIVVFGRDGTVEEEIRFAEPTFPTNLCFAGPGLELLVVTAAKGGRVLVCERTPGVPGRPLVGRPS, encoded by the coding sequence GTGACCGTGCGGACCCTGGCCGCAGGGATCGGCTTCACCGAGGGCCCGGTGTGGACGACCGACCAGCGGCTCCTCGTGGTCGCGCTCTCCCGGGGCGCCGTCGTCGAGATCGGGCTCGACGGCGGTGTCCGCGGACGCGTCGACGTCGGCGGCGGCCCGAACGGCCTCGCCGAGGACCGCGACGGAACGGTCTGGATCGCCCAGAACGGCGGCACGGTCCGGCCCAGCAGCTCGGGGCGCCCGGCTCGCCCGGGACTGCAGTGCCTCACCGCGGACGGGGTCGCCGAGCTGCCGGTGCCCGGCGTCCGAGCCCCGAACGACCTCGTCGAAGGACCCGACGGGCGCATCTGGTTCACCGACCCGGGGCCGCCCGGGGCCACCGACCACGGATGCGTCCACGCCCTCGACCGGGCGTCGGGGGCCGTCGAGACGGTCCTGGCCGATGTCGACTACCCGAACGGCCTGGCCTTCTCCGACGACGAGCTGTACGTCGCACGGACCTCCCGAGGCACCGTCGGCCGGTACCGGTGGGACGGCGACCGCCTGCTCCCGGGCGGGCCCGATCTCGTACTGCCGCGGGGCGGACCGGACGGCCTGGCCCTCGACGCGGAGGGCCGGGTCTACGCCGCAGCCCCCGAGGCGAACTCGATCGTCGTGTTCGGGCGGGACGGCACCGTCGAGGAGGAGATCCGGTTCGCGGAGCCGACGTTCCCCACCAACCTGTGCTTCGCCGGGCCGGGGCTCGAGCTCCTGGTCGTGACCGCGGCGAAGGGTGGGCGGGTCCTGGTCTGCGAGCGGACTCCGGGGGTTCCGGGGCGGCCGCTGGTGGGTCGGCCGTCGTGA
- a CDS encoding transposase, with translation MHQLVDGHGRPLVVLLGPGQGGDSPMFPHLMAHLSIARPGPGRPRTRPERVRADKAYSSRAIRRHLRERRIIAVIPEPSDPNPRVALVAGLGRWR, from the coding sequence ATCCACCAGCTCGTTGACGGGCACGGCCGCCCGCTGGTGGTCCTCCTCGGCCCCGGCCAGGGCGGCGACTCGCCAATGTTTCCGCACCTGATGGCGCACCTGAGCATCGCCCGACCGGGCCCGGGACGACCCCGGACCCGGCCCGAACGCGTGCGCGCGGACAAGGCCTACTCCTCACGCGCGATCCGCCGGCACCTGCGCGAGCGCCGGATCATCGCTGTCATTCCGGAGCCCTCTGACCCGAATCCGCGAGTTGCGCTGGTGGCCGGACTGGGGAGATGGCGATAG
- the mdo gene encoding NDMA-dependent methanol dehydrogenase (This methanol dehydrogenase is considered a nicotinoprotein, since its NADP cofactor remains is not dissociable, but instead remains permanently bound. A member of this family has been shown to act as a formaldehyde dismutase, able to convert two molecules of formaldehyde (plus one water molecule) into one of methanol and one of formate, with no net change in its redox state. More recently, it was shown in Mycobacterium smegmatis that this enzyme is critical to ethanol utilization, for which the biosynthesis of the cofactor-like electron carrier mycofactocin is also required.), whose amino-acid sequence MAIELNQIWDFPIKEFHPFPRALLGVGAHDILGVEAKNLGMTRVLFVTSGLRGSGIIEELKGKVEYQGVDVVVYDQVESNPKDYNCMDAAALYTSERCDGIISIGGGSSHDAAKGARVVIAHDGRNINEFEGFSKSTNMENPPHIAVSTTAGTGSETSWAYVITNTSDMDKPQKWVGFDDAVVTTLALDDPLLYYSCPQHFTAFCGFDVLAHGSEPFVSRLDFEPSLGNALYSIELVGQYLREAVYEPRNLQARSKMMHAQYIAAQAFNSGGLGLVHSTSHAVSAFFDTHHGLNNAIALPRVWEYNLPSRYERYAKIAVALGVNTTGMTTVQAADAAVEEAIRLSKDVGIPDNFGTLRSDSYDKNRMNTGKYSGVGDSIPTDGDTVRKIAEHMMGDYCTPGNPRECTVDALVPLVDHAFTKSY is encoded by the coding sequence ATGGCCATCGAGCTCAACCAGATCTGGGACTTCCCGATCAAGGAGTTCCATCCGTTCCCGCGGGCGCTTCTGGGGGTGGGGGCGCACGACATCCTGGGTGTCGAGGCGAAGAACCTCGGCATGACGCGGGTGCTGTTCGTGACCTCCGGCCTGCGTGGTTCGGGGATCATCGAGGAGCTCAAGGGCAAGGTCGAGTACCAGGGCGTCGACGTCGTCGTCTACGACCAGGTCGAGTCCAACCCGAAGGACTACAACTGCATGGACGCGGCCGCGCTCTACACGAGCGAGCGCTGCGACGGGATCATCTCGATCGGCGGTGGCTCGTCACACGACGCCGCCAAGGGTGCTCGCGTCGTCATCGCCCACGACGGCCGCAACATCAACGAGTTCGAAGGTTTCTCCAAGTCCACGAACATGGAGAACCCGCCGCACATCGCGGTCTCCACCACCGCCGGGACCGGGTCCGAGACGTCGTGGGCCTACGTCATCACCAACACCTCGGACATGGACAAGCCGCAGAAGTGGGTCGGGTTCGACGACGCCGTGGTCACCACCCTCGCGCTCGATGATCCGCTGCTCTACTACAGCTGCCCGCAGCACTTCACCGCGTTCTGCGGCTTCGACGTCTTGGCCCACGGCTCCGAGCCGTTCGTCTCCCGACTGGACTTCGAGCCGTCGCTGGGCAACGCGCTGTACTCGATCGAGCTGGTCGGCCAGTACCTGCGCGAGGCCGTCTATGAGCCGCGCAACCTGCAGGCGCGGTCGAAGATGATGCATGCGCAATACATCGCGGCCCAGGCGTTCAACTCCGGCGGTCTGGGCCTGGTCCACTCGACCTCGCACGCGGTGTCGGCGTTCTTCGACACCCACCACGGCCTGAACAACGCGATCGCCCTACCGCGGGTGTGGGAGTACAACCTGCCCTCGCGCTACGAGCGCTACGCCAAGATCGCGGTCGCGCTGGGCGTCAACACCACAGGAATGACGACCGTGCAGGCCGCTGACGCCGCGGTCGAGGAAGCCATCCGGCTCTCCAAGGACGTCGGTATCCCGGACAACTTCGGGACGCTGCGTTCTGACAGCTACGACAAGAACCGGATGAACACAGGCAAGTACTCCGGCGTCGGCGACTCGATCCCGACCGACGGTGACACCGTCCGCAAGATCGCCGAGCACATGATGGGCGACTACTGCACCCCCGGTAACCCCCGCGAGTGCACCGTGGACGCTCTGGTCCCCTTGGTCGACCACGCGTTCACCAAGTCCTACTAG
- a CDS encoding MadB family AAA-type ATPase produces MFDSPETLTEALAGENYVIDPEFAVVVHLATALERPLLLEGPAGVGKTELAKVLAAASGRRLVRLQCYEGLDDGRALYEWDYGKQLMHVQMLRDRIGELLSGAATMAEASARLRAEDTGLYTEDFLSTRPLLDAVLSEEPVVLLIDEVDRTEESMEALLLEVLAERQVTVPEIGTFTARSTPWVVLTSNDTRELSPALKRRCLHYQVEFPTPERETEIVSRRAPEVAGDVVADVVELARRLRELPLRKSPSISEVIDAARAAAVLGLESSGEIEKVRSALLAALLKYGTDRQLAVRRLDGAPEEPEVQPAEDSGWVRRSSRPADTTSGAFGKGRASSGGGVSTGSRAQADRSRRGRR; encoded by the coding sequence GTGTTCGACAGTCCCGAGACGTTGACCGAGGCCCTGGCCGGCGAGAACTACGTCATCGACCCCGAGTTCGCCGTGGTCGTCCATCTGGCCACGGCCCTCGAACGACCGCTGCTGCTGGAAGGACCGGCAGGTGTCGGCAAGACCGAACTCGCGAAGGTACTCGCAGCGGCGAGCGGGCGCAGGTTGGTCCGTCTGCAGTGCTACGAGGGTCTCGACGACGGCCGCGCCCTCTACGAATGGGACTACGGCAAGCAGCTCATGCACGTGCAGATGCTGCGCGACCGGATCGGTGAGCTGCTCTCCGGCGCCGCGACGATGGCGGAGGCCTCGGCCCGGCTACGGGCCGAGGACACCGGCCTCTACACCGAGGACTTCCTGTCCACCCGCCCGCTGCTCGATGCCGTCTTGTCCGAGGAGCCGGTCGTGCTGCTCATCGACGAGGTCGACCGGACCGAGGAGTCGATGGAGGCGTTGCTGCTGGAAGTGCTCGCCGAGCGCCAGGTCACCGTTCCCGAGATCGGCACGTTCACCGCACGCTCCACACCGTGGGTGGTCCTCACATCCAACGACACCCGCGAGCTGTCCCCGGCGCTCAAGCGCCGCTGCCTGCATTACCAGGTCGAGTTCCCGACGCCCGAGCGTGAGACCGAGATCGTGTCCCGCCGCGCGCCCGAGGTCGCCGGCGACGTCGTGGCCGACGTGGTCGAGCTGGCCCGGCGGCTGCGGGAGCTCCCACTACGCAAGTCCCCATCGATCTCCGAGGTCATCGACGCCGCCCGCGCCGCGGCCGTGCTCGGACTGGAGTCCTCGGGTGAGATCGAGAAGGTGCGATCGGCGCTGCTCGCCGCCCTGCTCAAGTACGGCACCGACCGGCAGCTGGCGGTGCGCCGACTCGACGGCGCGCCCGAGGAACCCGAGGTGCAGCCGGCCGAGGACTCCGGGTGGGTACGGCGATCGAGCCGGCCTGCAGACACGACCTCGGGCGCGTTCGGCAAGGGCCGCGCATCCTCCGGCGGCGGCGTGAGCACCGGATCCCGGGCACAGGCCGACCGGTCCCGCCGCGGCCGTCGATGA